A region of Drosophila mauritiana strain mau12 chromosome 3L, ASM438214v1, whole genome shotgun sequence DNA encodes the following proteins:
- the LOC117140509 gene encoding CLIP-associating protein, with amino-acid sequence MAYRKPSDLDGFIQQMPKADMRVKVQLAEDLVTFLSDDTNSIVCTDMGFLIDGLMPWLTGSHFKIAQKSLEAFSELIKRLGSDFNAYTATVLPHVIDRLGDSRDTVREKAQLLLRDLMEHRVLPPQALIDKLATSCFKHKNAKVREEFLQTIVNALHEYGTQQLSVRVYIPPVCALLGDPTVNVREAAIQTLVEIYKHVGDRLRPDLRRMDDVPASKLAMLETKFDQVKQEGLLLPSALKNTNGNGVGMDEADNIGLRERPTRMIKRPLHSAVSSSLRPKPNVNDVTGDAGAVTMESFESSFEVVPQLNIFHAKDMDDIYKQVLVIISDKNADWEKRVDALKKIRALLILSYHTQPQFVAVQLKELSLSFVDILKEELRSQVIREACITIAYMSKTLRNKLDAFCWSILEHLINLIQNSAKVIASASTIALKYIIKYTHAPKLLKIYTDTLNQSKSKDIRSTLCELMVLLFEEWQTKALERNATVLRDTLKKSIGDADCDARRHSRYAYWAFRRHFPELADQIYGTLDIAAQRALEREREGGGGGGTGTGTAPETRRTVSRIGRTPGTLQKPTPSMRSISAVDTAAAQRAKVRAQYTLYSRQRKPLGPNNSNQASMTGAAASGSLPRPRLNSNSGGTPATTPGSVTPRPRGRAGVSQSQPGSRSTSPSTKLRDQYGGIGNYYRGATGAIPKKASGIPRSTASSRETSPTRSAGGLMKRSMYSTGAGSRRTPERNNPVRPSAAARLLAQSREAEHTLGVGDDGQPDYVSGDYMRSGGMRMGRKLMGRDESDDIDSEASSVCSERSFDSSYTRGNKSNYSLSGSHTRLDWSTQRAPFDDIDTIIQFCASTHWSERKDGLISLTQYLADGKELTQQQLKCVLDMFRKMFMDTHTKVYSLFLDTVTELILVHANELHEWLFILLTRLFNKLGTDLLNSMHSKIWKTLQVVHEYFPTQLQLKELFRIISDSTQTPTTKTRIAILRFLTDLANTYCKSSDFPSDQSQACERTVLKLAQLAADQKSMELRSQARSCLVALYNLNTPQMTLLLADLPKVYQDSARSCIHSHMRRQSQSGNSGANSPSSSPLSSSSPKPLQSPSVGPFASLQSHHHQLSISSTSPRSRQSSVEQELLFSSELDIQHNIQKTSEEIRHCFGGQYQTALAPNGFNGHLQYHDQGQQDSCASLSSNSKTQSSANTTQSNTPESATMRLDNLERERTTQNAKSPTGDAKVITVSINMAENGELILANNLMESEVVRVALTLTKDQPVELLQTSLTNLGICIKGGNCELPNKNFRSIMRMLLNILEAEHTDVVIAGLHVLSKIMRSNKMRHNWMHFLELILLKIIQCYQHSKEALRDIDSMIPRIAPSLPLDLSINIVNPVIATGEFPTNLCAIKILLEVTEHHGSEITDAHLDIVFPNLARSADDTQSMVRKAAVFCIVKLYFVLGEEKVKPKLSVLNPSKVRLLNVYIEKQRNCISGGGSSTKNSSAASSS; translated from the coding sequence ATGGCCTATCGCAAGCCCAGCGATCTGGATGGCTTCATCCAGCAAATGCCCAAGGCGGACATGCGTGTGAAGGTACAGCTCGCCGAGGATCTGGTGACATTCCTTAGCGACGACACAAACTCAATAGTCTGCACGGACATGGGCTTCCTCATTGACGGTTTGATGCCATGGCTGACGGGCAGCCACTTTAAGATTGCGCAAAAGTCCCTGGAGGCGTTCTCGGAGCTAATAAAGCGACTCGGCAGCGATTTCAATGCATACACGGCTACCGTTCTGCCACATGTGATCGATCGGCTGGGAGACAGCAGGGACACAGTCCGCGAGAAGGCGCAACTTCTGCTGCGCGACCTCATGGAGCACAGAGTGCTTCCGCCCCAGGCGCTGATCGACAAGCTGGCCACAAGCTGCTTCAAGCACAAGAACGCCAAGGTGCGCGAGGAGTTCCTTCAGACGATTGTGAATGCTCTCCACGAGTACGGGACCCAGCAGCTTAGTGTACGTGTCTATATACCACCAGTTTGCGCACTTCTGGGAGATCCCACAGTTAATGTGAGGGAGGCGGCCATCCAAACGCTAGTGGAAATCTATAAGCATGTCGGGGATCGATTGCGCCCAGACCTCCGTCGCATGGATGATGTTCCTGCCTCGAAACTGGCTATGTTGGAGACAAAGTTCGACCAGGTCAAACAGGAGGGTCTACTGCTACCTTCAGCCCTTAAAAACACGAATGGCAATGGAGTGGGCATGGACGAAGCCGACAATATTGGGTTGAGGGAGCGGCCCACCAGGATGATTAAGCGACCACTACACTCGGCCGTTTCGTCATCACTGCGCCCAAAGCCCAATGTGAACGATGTGACCGGCGATGCCGGCGCCGTAACCATGGAATCTTTCGAATCTAGCTTTGAGGTGGTCCCTCAATTGAACATCTTCCACGCTAAAGACATGGACGATATCTACAAGCAAGTACTAGTGATCATCAGTGATAAAAACGCAGACTGGGAGAAACGTGTGGATGCTCTTAAGAAGATCAGGGCATTGCTCATTCTCAGCTATCACACTCAGCCGCAGTTTGTCGCTGTCCAGCTAAAGGAATTGTCGTTGAGCTTCGTGGACATCCTCAAGGAGGAACTACGATCACAGGTGATCCGCGAGGCGTGCATCACCATCGCCTACATGTCTAAGACGCTGAGGAATAAGCTAGATGCCTTCTGCTGGAGCATTTTGGAGCACCTGATTAATTTAATACAGAACAGCGCGAAGGTCATTGCATCCGCTTCCACAATAGCTCTGAAGTATATCATTAAGTATACACATGCACCAAAGCTGCTCAAGATCTACACAGACACTCTGAATCAATCAAAGTCGAAGGACATAAGGTCCACACTGTGTGAGCTTATGGTGCTGCTCTTTGAGGAGTGGCAGACGAAGGCGCTGGAAAGGAATGCCACTGTACTAAGGGACACTTTAAAAAAATCTATTGGCGATGCAGACTGCGATGCACGCCGCCATTCCAGATACGCCTATTGGGCTTTTAGGCGTCACTTTCCAGAGCTGGCGGATCAGATATATGGAACCTTGGACATAGCTGCCCAGCGCGCATTAGAAAGGGAACGAGagggcggcggaggaggaggaactgGAACTGGGACTGCACCTGAAACGAGACGCACTGTATCCCGCATTGGCCGAACCCCTGGGACCCTGCAAAAGCCCACGCCTAGTATGAGATCCATTTCAGCGGTGGATACTGCGGCTGCTCAACGAGCCAAAGTAAGGGCTCAATATACACTATAttccaggcaaagaaaacCATTAGGACCTAATAATTCCAACCAGGCATCGATgacaggagcagcagccagTGGATCACTGCCCAGACCTCGCCTAAATTCCAATAGCGGTGGTACACCAGCTACAACGCCGGGATCGGTTACACCACGGCCCCGGGGACGGGCAGGAGTATCTCAGTCACAGCCAGGATCACGATCCACCTCGCCAAGCACAAAACTGAGGGATCAGTACGGTGGTATTGGTAATTACTATCGTGGGGCCACTGGCGCCATACCCAAAAAGGCCTCCGGCATACCCCGAAGCACAGCCAGCTCTAGGGAAACGAGTCCAACTAGGTCAGCTGGTGGCTTAATGAAACGCAGTATGTACTCTACAGGTGCGGGGTCTCGACGTACGCCCGAAAGGAACAACCCTGTAAGACCATCGGCGGCGGCACGACTGCTTGCGCAATCCCGTGAAGCAGAACATACATTAGGCGTCGGAGATGATGGACAGCCAGACTATGTTTCCGGGGATTACATGCGCAGCGGCGGAATGCGGATGGGCAGGAAGCTCATGGGACGCGATGAGTCTGATGACATCGACTCCGAGGCCAGTTCTGTGTGTTCAGAACGATCTTTCGACTCCAGCTACACTAGAGGTAATAAATCGAACTACTCACTTAGTGGGAGCCACACCCGCTTGGACTGGAGCACGCAAAGGGCGCCATTTGACGACATCGATACGATTATTCAGTTCTGCGCATCGACGCATTGGTCTGAAAGGAAGGATGGCCTGATCAGCCTCACACAGTATCTGGCCGATGGAAAGGAGCTCACTCAGCAGCAACTTAAATGCGTTCTGGACATGTTCCGCAAGATGTTCATGGATACACACACCAAGGTGTACTCCCTGTTTTTGGACACGGTCACCGAACTGATTCTGGTTCATGCGAACGAACTTCACGAATGGCTATTCATCTTGTTGACGCGGTTGTTCAACAAACTGGGCACCGATCTACTCAATTCGATGCACAGCAAGATTTGGAAGACGCTACAGGTGGTCCACGAATATTTCCCCACGCAGTTGCAGCTTAAAGAGCTTTTTAGAATCATATCGGATTCTACTCAAACGCCAACTACCAAGACGCGCATCGCCATTCTGCGCTTCCTAACGGATCTGGCCAATACATACTGCAAAAGCAGCGACTTTCCCAGCGACCAGAGCCAGGCCTGCGAGCGGACGGTCCTAAAGCTGGCCCAGCTGGCGGCGGACCAGAAGTCGATGGAGCTGCGCTCCCAGGCCAGGAGCTGCCTAGTGGCCCTGTATAATCTGAATACCCCGCAAATGACGCTTCTACTGGCCGACCTACCAAAGGTATACCAGGATTCTGCCCGATCCTGTATCCATTCGCACATGAGGCGGCAAAGCCAAAGTGGCAATTCGGGTGCCAATTCGCCTAGTAGCTCTCCATTGAGCAGTAGCAGTCCCAAGCCTTTGCAAAGTCCCTCTGTGGGTCCATTTGCCTCACTGCagagccaccaccaccaacttAGCATCAGCTCTACTAGTCCACGCTCCCGGCAGTCTTCCGTGGAGCAGGAGCTGCTCTTTTCCTCGGAGCTGGACATTCAGCACAACATTCAAAAGACGTCGGAGGAGATCCGGCACTGCTTCGGCGGTCAGTACCAGACGGCGCTGGCGCCCAATGGCTTCAATGGACACCTGCAATATCACGATCAGGGCCAACAGGATTCGTGTGCCTCCCTGTCTTCCAACTCCAAGACGCAATCGTCGGCCAACACTACCCAGTCGAATACACCTGAGTCAGCAACGATGAGGTTGGATAATCTGGAGCGGGAAAGGACCACTCAGAATGCCAAGTCACCAACTGGCGATGCCAAGGTGATCACGGTCTCGATAAATATGGCCGAGAATGGAGAGCTGATACTGGCCAACAACCTGATGGAGAGCGAAGTGGTGCGTGTGGCCTTGACGCTAACAAAGGATCAGCCCGTGGAGTTGCTCCAGACGTCACTTACTAACCTGGGGATTTGCATCAAGGGCGGAAACTGTGAGCTGCCCAATAAGAACTTTAGATCGATCATGCGAATGCTCCTTAACATTCTGGAGGCGGAGCACACGGACGTGGTCATCGCTGGCCTGCATGTGCTCAGTAAGATTATGAGGAGCAACAAAATGCGTCACAACTGGATGCACTTCCTGGAGCTGATTTTGCTGAAGATCATCCAGTGCTATCAACACAGCAAGGAGGCTTTGCGGGATATTGACTCGATGATACCAAGGATAGCACCATCTTTGCCGCTGGACCTGTCCATCAACATTGTCAATCCAGTGATTGCGACTGGTGAGTTTCCTACAAATTTGTGCGCCATCAAGATCCTGCTGGAGGTGACCGAACACCATGGCTCGGAGATCACAGACGCCCACTTGGACATTGTGTTCCCCAATCTGGCGCGATCGGCGGACGACACGCAATCGATGGTTCGCAAAGCGGCGGTCTTCTGCATCGTCAAGCTGTACTTTGTTCTGGGCGAGGAGAAGGTCAAGCCGAAGCTGTCAGTGCTAAATCCCAGCAAGGTTAGGCTGCTCAACGTGTACATCGAGAAGCAGCGGAACTGCATCAGTGGGGGAGGAAGCTCTACCAAGAACTCCTCCGCGGCATCGTCGTCATGA
- the LOC117140510 gene encoding vacuolar protein sorting-associated protein 27, translating to MSDRYPASFYDQHHHHPHHFTPTMSHYPPQPYRSGYTGYHPYGYGYGSSSSASYMPNYYRYASYASPHYSQHHQGMFTPAGQQIIPSSVLHYPPRPHPYQQIPQQQQPHPQQSQPGYEPPPPLPYSSSASYQSRGFGGFAGPTPHYAPPGRSSTPAPNRTVLPPSYLEPLRSYSTEQQHLSQQQHLSQQQLQHHPLPGTPKLEDPDVEVEAVAESPAQRLTTSPPMISATGTDSGISNCSTRARSDSSQSTPVYSGEYPVNMSVESASCVPYHCPADARDYEEEEHQAPVTAEVRRADTPLDITDDISATSPVAADKVKPTAPTPSEVAKRAETNLQPDSAASSDAPTTPQDTSGDPIIEATDERPGHARQQQHPVTNNWSPTPRRPRTPPAPQNSPIGFGQNASVPPALAHLLQQQQQQQLQLQQQQQHQQVGNLKRCATSGKNRSSNNRIIECDLIPSKKSKRKPTKKQAGESENMEAVEPIVREQIRDIKPLPGFLQAFGSTEIGRFSERFLQTPESLVERLAEEYAGSAPNHCQSHPAGGYIESPAMGTHNYYPYEEQNQGGYPRNRTRDYGYEIPDYMAYERYAAYGAGRPRARFGEIRCNGY from the exons ATGTCGGATCGATATCCAGCCAGCTTCTACGATCAGCATCATCACCATCCGCATCATTTTACGCCGACAATGTCGCACTATCCGCCGCAACCCTACAGATCGGGTTACACCGGCTACCATCCCTATGGCTACGGCTATGGGTCTTCTTCTAGTGCTTCTTACATGCCTAACTACTATCGCTATGCTTCGTACGCCTCGCCGCACTATAGCCAGCACCATCAGGGGATGTTCACGCCGGCTGGCCAGCAGATAATCCCCTCCAGCGTGCTCCACTATCCGCCCAGACCGCATCCCTACCAGCAGAtaccgcagcagcagcagccacatccGCAGCAATCTCAGCCTGGTTACGAGCCACCACCACCCTTGCCGTACAGTTCTTCCGCTTCTTACCAATCTCGTGGCTTCGGTGGCTTTGCGGGCCCAACGCCGCACTATGCGCCACCTGGCAGATCCTCGACGCCAGCGCCAAATCGCACAGTGTTGCCACCCAGCTATCTGGAACCGCTGCGCAGCTACAGCACCGAGCAGCAACACCTAAgtcagcagcaacatctgagccaacagcagctgcaacaTCACCCGCTGCCTGGAACCCCAAAGCTCGAGGATCCGGATGTCGAGGTGGAGGCGGTGGCCGAGTCCCCCGCTCAGCGATTGACCACTTCGCCGCCCATGATCAGTGCCACCGGAACGGACAGCGGCATCAGCAATTGCAGCACGCGGGCGAGGAGCGACAGCAGTCAGAGCACGCCCGTTTACAGTGGAGAATATCCGGTTAACATGTCCGTGGAGTCCGCCTCCTGTGTGCCCTATCACTGTCCGGCGGATGCGCGGGACTACGAAGAGGAGGAGCACCAGGCACCGGTGACGGCGGAAGTCAGAAGGGCGGACACTCCGCTCGATATTACCG ATGACATAAGCGCCACGTCGCCAGTGGCCGCTGATAAGGTGAAGCCCACAGCGCCCACTCCATCAGAAGTTGCCAAGCGAGCGGAAACCAATTTGCAGCCGGACTCAGCAGCATCCTCGGATGCGCCGACGACGCCGCAGGATACTAGTGGTGATCCAATAATAGAGGCGACCGACGAGAGGCCAGGACATGCG cgacaacagcaacatcctGTGACGAACAACTGGAGTCCAACGCCGCGGCGCCCGCGCACTCCGCCGGCACCACAGAACTCGCCCATTGGCTTCGGCCAAAATGCGAGTGTGCCACCCGCCTTGGCTCacctgctgcagcagcagcaacagcagcaattgcagttgcagcagcagcaacaacatcagcaggTTGGCAACCTCAAGCGGTGTGCAACATCTGGAAAGaatcgcagcagcaacaaccgcaTCATCGAGTGCGATCTCATTCCGAGCAAGAAATCAAAACGGAAGCCGACCAAAAAGCAAGCCGGAGAGAGCGAAAATATGGAGGCTGTGGAGCCGATTGTTAGGGAACAGATTAGG GATATCAAACCATTGCCGGGATTCCTGCAGGCCTTTGGTTCCACCGAAATAGGTCGCTTCTCCGAGCGATTCCTGCAAACGCCGGAATCCCTAGTGGAGCGATTAGCCGAGGAGTATGCAGGCAGCGCACCCAACCACTGTCAATCTCATCCAGCTGGAGGCTACATCGAGTCCCCGGCCATGGGCACACACAACTACTATCCTTATGAGGAGCAGAACCAAGGCGGCTATCCAAGGAATCGAACGCGAGACTACGGCTACGAGATTCCGGACTACATGGCGTATGAGCGATACGCGGCCTATGGAGCTGGAAGACCAAGAGCTCGCTTCGGGGAAATCCGCTGCAACGGCTACTAG
- the LOC117141294 gene encoding asparagine synthetase [glutamine-hydrolyzing] 1 has protein sequence MCGIFAIFSRDGEPNPAQILHGSKHSLRELAYRQSGKQRHRGPDSTGVYVIPSEGVAMVHERLRIVGVEMGDQPFVSEDGNLILVANGEIYNYLELSAEIAKKRGSYNPKSDCHVILELYQDYGKDLLQYITGMFAFALYDRTTKEVLLARDPFGIIPMYVGEDASGNLWVASEMKCLVDTCSKVETFTPGEARFGKVGDLKTCWQFQESWIKEVSTQTCDLSLLRANLESAVRSHLQCDVHLGALLSGGVDSSLIASIATKIMRERDPNFRLKTFSVGLKDAPDFQAARSVAKYIDSDHKEIIFEIDEALDGIRDIVYHLETYDVTTVRCSLPMLLLARYIKSTGIKMILSGEGADEIFGGYLYFHKAPSYDDFHEELVKRVSQLHLSDCLRANKVAMAKGVELRVPFLDTGFVNHVMQIRPEDKIPGPLNKFGEVQQKRLEKYVLRAAFADNYLPDEVLWRQKEQFSDGVGYDWIDSIRRVATSHVSDEEFSAAALRFPFNTPTTKEAFYYRCIFAEQFPGESAARTVVRWVPRLDWGCPEDPSGRAQAVHQVNKV, from the coding sequence ATGTGCGGAATTTTTGCCATATTTTCGAGGGATGGGGAGCCGAATCCCGCGCAAATCCTCCATGGCAGCAAGCACAGTTTAAGGGAACTGGCCTATCGACAGAGTGGCAAGCAGCGGCATCGTGGTCCGGATTCCACGGGCGTCTATGTGATTCCCTCGGAAGGGGTGGCCATGGTTCATGAACGCCTGCGAATCGTTGGCGTGGAAATGGGCGACCAGCCCTTTGTCTCTGAGGATGGTAACCTCATCCTGGTGGCCAACGGAGAGATCTACAACTATCTGGAGCTTTCGGCTGAGATTGCGAAAAAGCGTGGCTCCTACAACCCCAAGAGCGATTGCCACGTGATACTGGAGTTGTACCAGGATTATGGAAAGGACCTTCTTCAATACATCACCGGAATGTTTGCTTTTGCCTTGTACGATAGGACGACCAAGGAAGTGCTTCTTGCCCGAGACCCCTTTGGCATTATACCCATGTATGTGGGTGAGGATGCGTCGGGAAACCTTTGGGTGGCCTCGGAGATGAAGTGCCTGGTGGATACCTGCTCCAAAGTGGAGACTTTCACACCTGGCGAGGCTCGTTTCGGTAAAGTTGGTGACCTTAAAACATGCTGGCAGTTCCAGGAGTCTTGGATCAAGGAGGTATCAACGCAAACCTGCGACTTGTCGCTACTGCGAGCCAACTTGGAGTCTGCCGTGCGCAGTCATCTGCAGTGCGATGTTCACCTGGGAGCCCTGCTGTCCGGCGGAGTGGATTCCAGTCTTATAGCCTCCATAGCCACGAAGATAATGCGCGAACGGGATCCCAACTTCCGTCTGAAAACATTCTCTGTGGGTCTAAAGGATGCACCCGACTTCCAGGCGGCCAGGAGTGTGGCCAAATATATAGACAGCGATCACAAGGAGATCATATTCGAGATCGACGAAGCTCTGGATGGCATTAGGGATATTGTCTACCACCTGGAAACCTATGATGTGACCACCGTGAGATGTAGTTTGCCGATGCTGTTACTGGCCAGATATATCAAGAGCACCGGCATCAAGATGATCCTCTCCGGCGAAGGAGCCGATGAGATCTTTGGAGGTTATTTATACTTCCACAAGGCCCCAAGCTACGACGATTTCCACGAGGAGCTGGTGAAGAGAGTGAGCCAACTGCATTTATCCGATTGTTTGCGGGCCAACAAGGTGGCCATGGCCAAGGGCGTGGAGCTGCGAGTGCCCTTTCTGGACACGGGATTCGTTAACCATGTGATGCAAATCCGGCCGGAGGATAAGATACCCGGGCCGCTTAACAAATTCGGGGAAGTACAGCAAAAACGATTGGAGAAGTATGTCCTTCGAGCTGCCTTTGCGGATAACTATCTGCCCGATGAAGTCCTCTGGCGCCAGAAGGAGCAGTTCTCCGACGGAGTGGGCTACGATTGGATCGACAGCATCCGCAGGGTGGCCACCAGCCATGTCAGCGATGAAGAATTCTCCGCAGCCGCCCTACGCTTTCCCTTTAACACGCCCACCACCAAGGAGGCCTTCTACTATCGCTGCATTTTCGCCGAACAATTCCCCGGAGAATCGGCAGCCCGAACCGTGGTCAGATGGGTGCCACGCCTCGATTGGGGCTGTCCGGAGGATCCATCCGGACGGGCGCAGGCCGTCCACCAGGTCAACAAAGTCTGA
- the LOC117140512 gene encoding E3 ubiquitin-protein ligase parkin has protein sequence MSFIFKLVATFVRKMLELLQFGGKTLTHTLSIYVKTNTGKTLTVNLEPQWDIKNVKELVAPQLGLQPDDLKIIFAGKELSDATTIEQCDLGQQSVLHAIRLRPPVQRQKIQSATLEEEEPSLSEEASKPLNETLLDLQLESEERLNITDEERVRAKAHFFVHCSQCEKLCNGKLRVRCALCKGGAFTVHRDPECWDDVLKSRRIPGHCESLEVACVDNAAGDPPFAEFFFKCAEHVSGGEKDYAAPLNLIKNNIKNVPCLACTDVSDTVLVFPCASQHVTCIDCFRHYCRSRLGERQFMPHPDFGYTLPCPAGCEHSFIEEIHHFKLLTREEYDRYQRFATEEYVLQAGGVLCPQPGCGMGLLVEPDCRKVTCQNGCGYVFCRNCLQGYHIGECLPEGTGASATNSCEYTVDPNRAAEARWDEASNVTIKVSTKPCPKCRTPTERDGGCMHMVCTRAGCGFEWCWVCQTEWTRDCMGAHWFG, from the exons atgagttttatttttaaattagttgCCACTTTTGTACGCAAAATGCTGGAGCTGTTGCAATTTGGAGGGAAAACCCTTACGCACACGCTGAGTATTTATGTAAAAACGAACACGGGCAAAACGCTGACCGTTAATCTGGAGCCCCAGTGGGATATTAAGAACGTAAAGGAACTGGTGGCCCCACAACTGGGACTTCAGCCGGATGATCTAAAGATCATATTTGCCGGTAAGGAACTAAGCGATGCCACGACTATAGag CAATGTGACTTGGGACAGCAAAGCGTTTTGCATGCCATTCGTTTGCGACCGCCCGTGCAGCGCCAGAAAATCCAGTCGGCCACtttggaggaggaggaaccTTCGCTAAGTGAAGAAGCCTCCAAGCCTCTTAATGAAACTCTGTTGGACTTGCAGCTGGAAAGCGAGGAGCGTCTGAATATAACCGATGAAG AAAGAGTCCGTGCCAAAGCGCATTTCTTTGTGCATTGCAGCCAATGCGAAAAGCTGTGTAATGGCAAACTTCGGGTGCGCTGCGCTCTATGCAAGGGCGGCGCCTTTACTGtccatcgtgatccggagtgtTGGGATGATGTCTTGAAGTCGCGTAGAATTCCCGGTCATTGCGAAAGTCTGGAGGTGGCCTGCGTGGACAACGCGGCTGGCGATCCGCCCTTCGCTGAATTCTTCTTCAAGTGTGCTGAGCATGTCTCCGGCGGGGAGAAGGATTATGCAGCTCCCTTGAACCTAATCAAGAATAACATCAAGAATGTGCCTTGTCTGGCCTGCACGGATGTGAG TGATACCGTTTTGGTTTTCCCCTGCGCATCGCAGCACGTCACCTGCATCGACTGCTTCCGCCATTATTGCCGTTCCCGTTTGGGCGAGCGTCAGTTTATGCCGCATCCGGACTTTGGCTACACCTTGCCCTGTCCCGCAGGCTGCGAGCACTCGTTCATCGAGGAGATTCATCACTTCAAGCTGCTGACACGCGAGGAGTACGATCGGTACCAGAGATTCGCCACCGAGGAGTATGTCCTTCAGGCAGGTGGAGTACTCTGCCCCCAGCCAGGCTGCGGTATGGGCCTTTTGGTGGAGCCCGATTGTCGCAAGGTGACCTGCCAAAACGGCTGTGGCTACGTGTTCTGCCGCAATTGTCTGCAGGGCTACCATATCGGGGAGTGTCTGCCCGAGGGGACGGGCGCCAGTGCCACAAACTCCTGCGAGTACACCGTGGACCCCAAT CGAGCTGCCGAGGCGCGATGGGATGAGGCCAGCAATGTCACCATCAAAGTCAGCACCAAGCCCTGTCCAAAATGCAGAACCCCCACGGAGCGAGATG GCGGCTGCATGCACATGGTCTGCACACGCGCTGGCTGCGGATTCGAGTGGTGCTGGGTCTGCCAGACTGAGTGGACACGCGACTGCATGGGAGCCCACTGGTTCGGCTAG
- the LOC117140516 gene encoding ADP-ribose glycohydrolase OARD1: MSGLTYREINGDLFKCQSDYSMCHCVAADLRMGRGIAVNFRNKFGQLLNLQRQNVQPGGVAVLQDQQRFIYYLITKKSSWGKPTYELLQSSLIAMRKHMISHQVPKLAMPRIGCGLDGLNWPKVKEIICQVFQADSVELVVYNYIAKK, translated from the exons ATGTCAGGATTAACTTACAGAGAAATCAATGGCGACCTTTTCAAATGCCAAAGTGATTATTCCATGTGCCACTGCGTGGCTGCCGATTTGCGAATGGGAAGAGGCATAGCTGTAAATTTTCG CAACAAATTTGGACAGTTGTTGAATTTGCAGAGACAAAATGTTCAGCCAGGCGGCGTGGCTGTGCTTCAGGACCAGCAGCGATTTATTTACTATCTGATCACCAAGAAATCCAGCTGGGGAAAGCCCACCTACGAACTTCTCCAGAGTTCCTTGATCGCCATGCGAAAACACATG ATCTCCCACCAAGTACCCAAGCTAGCCATGCCCCGCATTGGATGCGGTTTGGATGGCCTAAACTGGCCCAAAGTTAAGGAAATAATTTGCCAGGTTTTTCAAGCGGATTCTGTTGAGCTGGTCGTTTATAATTATATTGCTAAGAAGTAA